One Chryseobacterium wanjuense genomic region harbors:
- a CDS encoding sensor histidine kinase: MIIVSFILLAYRSFILRIIKEKNAQHEAEVLHQKRLVLENIKAQESERKRIAVMIHDDIGNRLNILSLWLNNMDTKGDELIKKNISAQMGSLIDSARSISHSLYPVNLESVGLVLYIEELIANLSGRINISLNVSPKFQKKDIFIEVQLYRIIQEFTTNVLKHSEASRVWIYIKDNNDNLAVVISDNGESFEYEEVKKGMGIKNIESRIKSMNAAHKWKNVLGKGSRLIIKIPYNNEFPNQNSIN; encoded by the coding sequence GTGATTATCGTATCTTTTATTTTGCTGGCGTACAGAAGTTTTATTCTCAGAATTATTAAAGAAAAAAACGCACAGCACGAAGCGGAAGTTTTGCATCAGAAAAGGTTGGTTTTAGAAAATATTAAAGCCCAGGAATCGGAAAGGAAAAGAATAGCCGTCATGATTCATGATGACATCGGAAACCGTCTGAATATTCTTTCATTATGGCTGAATAATATGGACACAAAAGGAGATGAGCTTATCAAGAAAAACATTTCAGCGCAGATGGGTTCTCTGATAGACTCGGCCAGAAGCATTTCGCACTCATTATATCCCGTGAATCTGGAATCTGTAGGATTGGTTTTGTACATTGAAGAACTTATTGCCAATTTATCGGGAAGGATCAATATTTCCCTGAATGTAAGCCCGAAATTTCAGAAAAAAGATATTTTCATAGAAGTGCAGTTGTACAGGATCATTCAGGAATTTACCACCAATGTTCTTAAACATTCGGAAGCATCAAGAGTCTGGATTTATATTAAAGATAATAATGACAATCTTGCAGTAGTGATCTCCGACAACGGGGAAAGTTTTGAATATGAAGAGGTAAAAAAAGGAATGGGCATCAAAAATATCGAATCCAGAATAAAATCTATGAATGCGGCGCACAAATGGAAAAATGTTTTAGGTAAAGGCAGCCGTTTAATTATTAAAATTCCATACAACAATGAATTCCCAAATCAAAATAGCATTAATTGA